The DNA sequence CGGTGGAAACCGCCACACCTACATCCTGATAACCGTGATAAACAACATCGGTGCCATCAATAGAGGCATTTACGGCAGGGAAACGTTTCAGGGCTTCAGTCGCCGCGCGGACAAAGAAACCCATAAATCCGAGCCGGGTACCATTGTGAATTTTGGAGAATGAATCCTTGAACTCTGTACGCAAATTCATGATTCGGTGCATGTCGACTTCATTGAAGGTCGTCAACATTGCGGTCGTTTGAGTCACCTGAACCAGACGCTCAGCAATGCGTGAACGCATACGTGTCATAGGTACGCGCTTCTCGACCCGATCCCCATCCGCCAGAGGGGGCAGGCTCGCAGCAGGTGCTGGTGCACTGGCAGGTGCTGGCTGCTCAGGAGAAGCTGTTGGTTGAATGGCGACAATATCCTCTTTGGTTATTCTGCCATCTTTCCCGCTTCCGCTGACTTTTTGCAGATCCACACCCTTTTCTTCAGCTAGCTTCCTAGCTGCAGGGCTGGCAATTTTTTCGTCACTTGACTCTTTACTGCTATCATCAGGCTTTGCTCCTGACTCTGCCTTCGCTTCTGGCTCAGACTCCTTTTCCGCTGCTGGTTTCGCAGAGCTGCCCCCGGCAGTGACGCGTGCAATGACCTCGTTGCTCTGAACAACATCTCCCTCAGCTTTCAAGACCTCATCCAGTGTTCCATCTGCGGGAGCAACCACTTCGAGAACCACTTTGTCCGTTTCAATATCAACCAGCAACTCGTCCCGGGTAACGGAATCCCCAGGTTTTTTATGCCATGTAGCAATATTTCCCTCCTGAACGGATTCAGGGAAAGTAGGTGCCTTAATTTCAATGCTCATTTTTTATCATTTCCTTGGTCAAGGATGGTTTTTGGCGGCTAAAAGCTCAACGCTTCATTAACAAATTTTGCCTGTTCCTCAAGGTGTGCCGACATGTAACCCGCAGCCGGCGCTGCTGAGGCAGGACGACCGACATAACGAAGGGCTAAATCCCCATTATAACGATCGAGTACACTGCGCATATGATGTTGACTGCTGTACCAGGCGCCCTGATTGATGGGCTCTTCCTGACACCAGACCACCTCTTCTAAACTGGTGTACTCACTGAGCACATTTAACAAGTCTTCATCGGGAAATGGATAGAGCTGCTCGATACGCACCATGGCAATATCGTCAATTTTGCGCTCCATCCGCTCCTCCAGCAGATGGTAATAAACTTTTCCTGAACACAAGATTAGACGGCGCGCCTTCTTCGGCGCCACCTCTCGCTCGGGAATCACTGGCATAAAATGCCCATCGGCAAGATCTTCCAGAGAGGAAGTTGCAAGCTTGTGCCGAAGTATCCATTTTGGACTCATGACTACCAGTGGACGACGCATTGGCCTGATCGCCTGACGTCGAAGCATATGGTAGACCTGAGCAGGGGTCGTCGGAATGCAAACCTGAATATTGTGCTCGGCACAGAGCTGTAGAAAACGCTCGAGCCTGGCTGATGAGTGTTCCGGGCCCTGCCCTTCATAACCGTGTGGCAACAACATGGTGAGGCCACACAAACGTCCCCACTTGTGTTCACCACTGGTGATAAACTGATCGATGACGACCTGGGCACCGTTCGCAAAATCCCCAAACTGCGCTTCCCATATCACCAGACCAGAGGGTGCCGTTGTAGAATAGCCGTACTCAAATGCCAGAACAGCCTCTTCTGACAGAAATGAATCATAGATATCGAACTGGGGTTGATTTTCTGAAAGATGCTTGAGCGGCGTGTAGGTTTCGGCATCTTTCTGGTTATAAAGCACTGCGTGACGGTGAGAGAATGTACCGCGGCCGATATCCTGGCCAGTCATACGAATAGGGTATCCCTGCTCTAATAGTGTTGCATAAGCCAGAAGTTCCGCCATGCCCCAATTCAGCTCCAAAGCCCCAGCCGCCATTTTCAGCCGGTCGTCGTAAATTTTTTCCACCTGTCGCTGCAACACAATACCTTCCGGCACCCG is a window from the Porticoccus hydrocarbonoclasticus MCTG13d genome containing:
- the odhB gene encoding 2-oxoglutarate dehydrogenase complex dihydrolipoyllysine-residue succinyltransferase is translated as MSIEIKAPTFPESVQEGNIATWHKKPGDSVTRDELLVDIETDKVVLEVVAPADGTLDEVLKAEGDVVQSNEVIARVTAGGSSAKPAAEKESEPEAKAESGAKPDDSSKESSDEKIASPAARKLAEEKGVDLQKVSGSGKDGRITKEDIVAIQPTASPEQPAPASAPAPAASLPPLADGDRVEKRVPMTRMRSRIAERLVQVTQTTAMLTTFNEVDMHRIMNLRTEFKDSFSKIHNGTRLGFMGFFVRAATEALKRFPAVNASIDGTDVVYHGYQDVGVAVSTDKGLVVPVLRNADTMSIADVESTIAEFGGKARDGKLSIEEMTGGTFTITNGGVFGSLLSTPILNPPQTAILGMHKIQERPVAENGQVVIRPMMYLALSYDHRLVDGKEAVQFLVAIKEMIENPAKILLEI